A genome region from Bacillota bacterium includes the following:
- a CDS encoding DUF4349 domain-containing protein, which translates to MGGAPGEAPRSAGELGDIAERHVVKRAEITVDVEDAVETSAHIAARAEALGGYVSGSAIGRNREGRNEARVTVRVPADHFTALVEEIEKLGTLMSRQISSTDVTEEYVDLDARISNLKHQENRLLEIVSQAKTVEDLLKVEKEIERVRGEIESLTGRLNLLKNQTDYATINVYLRSTPLAAAGISTSGVEGLWGRAVRALYKSLTTVIEGVGRAIVALFAALPYLALVALAGWVAWRLNRRRPLLRRAAGQPASRGGTPAA; encoded by the coding sequence ATGGGCGGTGCCCCCGGCGAGGCACCGCGGTCGGCGGGCGAGCTGGGGGACATCGCGGAGCGCCACGTGGTCAAGCGGGCGGAGATCACCGTGGACGTGGAAGATGCCGTCGAGACGTCGGCCCACATTGCCGCGCGCGCGGAGGCCTTGGGCGGGTACGTCTCCGGTTCCGCCATCGGCCGTAACCGGGAGGGCCGCAACGAGGCCCGTGTCACCGTCCGGGTACCCGCCGATCACTTCACCGCCCTGGTGGAAGAGATCGAGAAGCTGGGTACGCTCATGTCGCGGCAGATATCCAGCACCGACGTCACCGAGGAGTACGTCGACCTGGACGCGCGCATCTCCAACCTGAAGCACCAGGAGAACAGGCTGCTGGAGATCGTGTCCCAGGCCAAGACGGTGGAAGACCTGCTCAAGGTGGAGAAGGAAATCGAGCGCGTCCGGGGCGAGATCGAGTCCCTTACCGGCCGCCTCAACCTGCTCAAGAACCAGACCGACTACGCCACCATCAACGTCTACCTGCGTTCCACGCCCCTGGCCGCAGCCGGCATCTCCACCTCTGGGGTCGAGGGCCTCTGGGGCCGGGCGGTGCGCGCCCTCTACAAGAGCCTGACCACAGTCATCGAAGGGGTCGGCCGTGCCATCGTGGCGCTGTTCGCGGCGCTGCCCTACCTGGCGCTGGTGGCCCTGGCGGGCTGGGTGGCCTGGCGCCTGAATCGGCGCCGCCCCTTGCTGCGCCGGGCTGCCGGGCAACCTGCATCCCGTGGCGGCACGCCCGCCGCCTAG
- a CDS encoding GNAT family N-acetyltransferase — MAEVTVFDLEPGTGAEVACYVGACTHVNESEEMDACARRRQAWLERMHASGVRVKVAAVDGELAGFAYVMPIAVSPWGPLGEDLAVLPCLVVQQKAKGTGAGRALMAAAEDEARRQGLRGLATIAYYWDFWFMPASFFERLGYRMVDRRGDEAVLWKTFAEPPPAAPRLLTPRYEFEPVPGRVAVDLFWNTFCQTSDIEAQRVREAAAEFGDAVVLREFCADERDVLLCHQIPRAIFVQGREIGWGYEAPREGIREAMAAALAELAGGR, encoded by the coding sequence GTGGCGGAAGTAACCGTATTCGACCTGGAGCCGGGAACCGGTGCGGAGGTCGCCTGTTATGTGGGTGCGTGCACCCACGTGAACGAGTCGGAGGAGATGGACGCCTGCGCCCGCAGGCGGCAAGCATGGCTGGAGAGGATGCACGCCTCCGGCGTGCGGGTGAAGGTGGCCGCAGTGGACGGGGAACTGGCCGGGTTCGCCTACGTGATGCCCATCGCGGTGTCGCCCTGGGGTCCCCTGGGCGAGGACCTGGCCGTGCTGCCCTGCCTGGTGGTCCAGCAGAAGGCCAAAGGCACGGGAGCGGGCCGGGCCCTGATGGCCGCCGCCGAGGATGAGGCTCGCCGCCAGGGCCTGCGGGGCCTCGCCACCATCGCCTACTACTGGGACTTCTGGTTCATGCCCGCCTCATTCTTCGAGCGCCTGGGCTACCGCATGGTGGACCGGCGGGGTGACGAAGCAGTCCTGTGGAAGACCTTCGCGGAGCCGCCGCCGGCCGCTCCCCGCCTGCTTACGCCCCGCTATGAGTTCGAGCCGGTGCCGGGCAGGGTGGCGGTCGACCTCTTCTGGAACACCTTCTGCCAGACGAGCGACATCGAAGCCCAGAGGGTGCGGGAGGCGGCGGCCGAGTTCGGCGACGCCGTGGTGTTGCGCGAGTTCTGCGCCGACGAGCGGGACGTCCTCCTCTGCCACCAGATCCCCCGCGCCATCTTCGTCCAGGGCCGCGAGATCGGTTGGGGCTACGAGGCGCCCCGGGAAGGCATCCGCGAGGCCATGGCAGCCGCCCTGGCAGAACTGGCCGGGGGAAGGTGA
- a CDS encoding zinc ribbon domain-containing protein: MTVHPEEQERAEATRAEKVLALGLVVFLLLGGLWVLDRLGDIPARPDYGAVAARYGIAALEEEVSRLQGDLNQARQALGQAQENESRARVEYEFRREEYRTALDAGREDRERKATYQQALAAYDRAREATQAAARVVARWEDALRDPQARLEEKRAAVSAEYARASRQYETRVLLLRLGYALPVLALAVAAWQALRRRHFPYLVLLTSFMAFAVLQAAFLVGSYAWTLFRAWAQLGVSLTGAAITAAGMVALRRYVFSPGRVMRARARAGQCPRCGLPLGREYVFCPECGNRVAEPCPHCGDRRPVSLPICPHCGR, translated from the coding sequence ATGACCGTGCATCCCGAGGAACAGGAACGGGCGGAAGCCACCCGGGCTGAGAAAGTGCTGGCGCTGGGGCTGGTCGTGTTCCTGTTGCTGGGCGGCCTGTGGGTGCTCGACCGCCTGGGGGACATCCCGGCCCGGCCCGACTACGGTGCTGTGGCGGCCAGGTACGGCATCGCCGCGCTCGAGGAGGAGGTCTCCCGGCTGCAGGGCGATCTCAATCAGGCCCGGCAAGCCCTGGGGCAGGCGCAGGAGAACGAGTCGCGGGCGCGGGTGGAGTACGAGTTTCGCCGCGAGGAGTACCGCACCGCCCTCGACGCCGGCCGGGAAGATCGCGAGAGGAAGGCAACCTACCAGCAGGCTCTGGCCGCATACGACCGCGCCCGCGAGGCGACACAGGCTGCGGCCAGGGTGGTAGCCCGCTGGGAGGATGCGCTCCGCGATCCCCAAGCCAGGCTGGAAGAGAAGCGGGCTGCGGTTTCGGCCGAGTATGCCCGCGCATCCCGGCAATACGAAACCCGGGTGCTCCTGCTCCGGCTGGGGTACGCCCTGCCAGTCTTAGCCCTGGCGGTGGCGGCCTGGCAGGCCCTGCGCCGCAGGCATTTCCCCTACCTGGTGCTGCTCACCAGCTTCATGGCCTTCGCCGTGCTGCAGGCCGCCTTCCTGGTGGGAAGCTACGCCTGGACGCTTTTCCGGGCCTGGGCCCAGCTGGGGGTCTCCCTGACCGGGGCCGCCATCACGGCCGCCGGCATGGTTGCCCTGCGCCGCTACGTCTTCAGCCCCGGGCGGGTAATGCGCGCCCGTGCCCGCGCGGGGCAATGCCCGCGCTGCGGCCTGCCCCTGGGCCGCGAGTACGTCTTCTGCCCCGAGTGCGGCAACCGCGTGGCCGAACCCTGCCCCCATTGCGGTGACCGCCGCCCGGTGTCACTCCCCATCTGCCCCCACTGCGGCCGATAG
- a CDS encoding immune inhibitor A, translated as MRRRRVLAILVAAVMVLGVLGAGSGLPGAAAAGRPAPAAAGGGAGHEVAPPNVDRLVDVLMERGVIPPGADDNQVREAVASYLRTKVGAMAGGAEEKKAWHREYGTRYQWKEGLASEGLLSGRGEKFGQVKDNLLDPVVEQPRPDPAKTVKNLVLLVEFGAEGPVHNQIPQPQGLAARENYWTADFSPGHYTGLLFNPDGYSTPEGVSSHSLTSYYLEQSNGGLLIEGDVYGWFQVPNPEWHYGRDNPAGGIDNGGPAGPRQLVREVAKLAVQAGVNLADYDLEDPYDLDRDGDLMEPDGIVDHLMVIHAGVGQEAGGGAQGDDAIWSHSWNLPRPYLADPSHGGGPYWSGTAVYDYTMEPEDGALGVFAHEFGHDLGLPDEYDTIYSGDGEPVEYWSLMSGGSWTGKPLGARPTSISPWGRMILGLLHGGTWVQPTVVNWDELASEVAPDGLTFLLDQATSLGQNNQVVRVNLPPKRVDLNVPHSGSYEFWGGRGDEIDHHITTVIDLTGKSSATLDFWTWYDIEENWDFGFVQVSTDGVNWTSLETPNTTYEIDPDGYPAIRANLPGYTGSSGGWLHETIDLSPYCGGPLYLRFRYMTDWAVNGAGFFVDDITVTADGQVVFSDDAESGLGHWANHGWDWSPGYRLGGHYYLLEWRNWHGSDVGLREAARANLPFNPGLVIWYRDLSVDNNWVGVHPGEVFLGVVDAHQYVWCDTGLPTAFPPFIQLYDASFGLNDPLDLDLSRYAWVKRPQFEGKRAQPLFDDRDEYWTWKTPCSGIMLSTYGLKVRVVGNAPDLSVGAITVYR; from the coding sequence GTGAGGAGGCGCAGGGTGCTGGCGATCCTGGTGGCGGCGGTCATGGTCCTGGGCGTCCTGGGGGCGGGATCGGGCTTGCCCGGAGCCGCGGCCGCAGGGCGGCCTGCGCCCGCCGCAGCGGGTGGTGGCGCGGGGCACGAGGTGGCACCGCCCAACGTGGACCGGCTGGTAGACGTTCTCATGGAGCGGGGCGTTATCCCTCCCGGCGCGGACGACAACCAGGTAAGGGAGGCGGTGGCGTCTTATCTGCGCACCAAGGTGGGCGCCATGGCCGGCGGCGCGGAGGAGAAGAAGGCCTGGCATCGCGAGTACGGCACCAGGTACCAGTGGAAGGAAGGACTGGCATCCGAGGGCCTGCTCTCGGGTAGGGGTGAGAAGTTCGGGCAGGTGAAGGACAACCTGCTCGATCCGGTGGTCGAGCAGCCCCGTCCCGATCCCGCCAAGACGGTGAAGAACCTGGTGCTGCTGGTGGAGTTCGGGGCCGAGGGCCCGGTGCACAACCAGATCCCGCAGCCCCAGGGCTTGGCCGCCCGGGAGAATTACTGGACGGCCGACTTCAGCCCCGGGCATTACACCGGCCTCCTGTTCAACCCGGACGGCTACAGCACGCCCGAGGGGGTTTCGTCCCACAGCCTCACCAGCTACTACCTGGAGCAGTCAAACGGCGGCCTCCTCATCGAGGGGGACGTATACGGCTGGTTCCAGGTCCCCAACCCCGAGTGGCACTACGGGCGTGATAACCCGGCCGGCGGCATCGACAACGGTGGTCCCGCCGGCCCCCGCCAGCTGGTCAGGGAAGTGGCCAAACTGGCGGTGCAGGCGGGCGTCAACCTGGCTGATTACGATTTGGAGGATCCATATGATCTGGACCGCGACGGCGACCTGATGGAGCCCGACGGCATCGTGGACCACCTCATGGTCATCCACGCCGGGGTGGGGCAGGAGGCCGGTGGTGGCGCCCAGGGGGATGACGCCATCTGGTCTCATAGCTGGAACCTCCCACGGCCGTATCTGGCCGATCCCAGCCACGGCGGTGGTCCCTACTGGTCGGGCACTGCGGTGTACGACTACACCATGGAGCCCGAGGACGGGGCCCTGGGCGTGTTCGCCCACGAGTTCGGACACGACCTGGGCCTGCCCGACGAGTACGATACCATCTACAGCGGTGACGGCGAGCCGGTGGAGTACTGGTCCCTCATGAGCGGGGGGAGCTGGACGGGCAAGCCCCTGGGCGCCCGGCCCACCAGCATCAGCCCCTGGGGCCGCATGATCCTGGGACTCCTGCACGGCGGCACCTGGGTGCAGCCCACCGTGGTGAACTGGGATGAGTTGGCCTCCGAGGTCGCGCCCGACGGCCTGACCTTCCTGCTCGACCAGGCCACCTCGCTGGGCCAGAACAACCAGGTGGTGCGGGTGAACCTGCCCCCCAAGCGGGTGGACCTCAACGTGCCTCACTCGGGATCCTACGAGTTCTGGGGCGGACGGGGTGACGAGATCGACCACCACATCACCACGGTGATCGACCTCACCGGCAAGTCGTCGGCCACCCTGGACTTCTGGACCTGGTACGACATCGAGGAGAACTGGGACTTCGGCTTCGTGCAGGTGTCCACCGACGGGGTGAACTGGACCTCCCTGGAGACGCCCAACACCACCTATGAGATTGACCCCGACGGCTACCCGGCCATCCGGGCCAACCTGCCGGGCTACACCGGCTCGAGCGGGGGCTGGCTGCACGAAACCATCGACCTCTCGCCTTACTGCGGCGGGCCGCTCTACCTGCGCTTCCGCTACATGACCGACTGGGCCGTCAACGGCGCCGGCTTTTTCGTGGACGACATCACCGTCACGGCCGACGGCCAGGTGGTCTTTAGCGACGATGCCGAATCCGGGCTGGGCCATTGGGCCAACCACGGATGGGACTGGTCGCCCGGCTACCGCCTGGGTGGTCACTACTACCTGCTGGAGTGGCGGAACTGGCACGGCAGCGACGTGGGCCTGCGCGAGGCCGCCCGCGCCAACCTACCCTTCAACCCCGGCCTGGTGATCTGGTACCGCGACCTCTCGGTTGACAACAACTGGGTGGGCGTGCACCCCGGAGAAGTGTTCCTGGGGGTGGTGGACGCCCACCAGTACGTGTGGTGCGACACCGGCCTGCCCACTGCCTTCCCGCCCTTCATCCAGCTCTACGACGCTTCCTTCGGGCTGAACGACCCCCTCGACCTCGACCTCTCGCGCTACGCCTGGGTGAAGCGGCCCCAGTTCGAAGGCAAGCGGGCCCAGCCGCTCTTCGACGACCGCGACGAGTACTGGACCTGGAAGACACCCTGTAGCGGGATCATGCTCTCCACCTATGGCCTCAAGGTGCGGGTGGTGGGGAACGCCCCCGACCTCAGCGTGGGCGCCATCACCGTCTACCGCTGA